The following is a genomic window from Amaranthus tricolor cultivar Red isolate AtriRed21 chromosome 10, ASM2621246v1, whole genome shotgun sequence.
CATGAAATAAATGTTTTCTAATTGGAGGAATACTTATTAACCAAATTGTTTCCTAATTTACATATTATTCTCAATTGCATGAAATAATATTTAGGTGGGAAAAAAATGCTTCAGAAGTTGGCATGTGCTAGGTGATAACTTCTTTAGATTTACTTATAgattagtgttatgtgccaaatttcataccaaacaaattaagtttgaactaatttaagtaagttagtggcataaaaacttaaaaagccttaaaaacacAATTCTGCAcatactttcaagcatatgcctattttttcaaatctaacaatttcaaaacaataatatatactatctaGTGTTGTGCAAGTTtgatgccaaacaaatcaagtttgaaatCATTTAAGCAAGTTAGTGGAATAAAAGATTTAAAAGCTCTAAAAACACAACTTGGCACGTACattcaagcatatgtctaatttttcaattctaatcatttcaaaacattaatatatactaattagtgttgtgtgccaagttttatgccatACAAATCAAGTTTTAACTAGTTTAAGCAAGTTAGTGGCATAAAAGcgtaaaaaacatataaaactcAACTTGACCCATAACTTCGTacataaaaccttaaaaagcttaaaaagcaagtttcatgccaaaaaaaggCTTTTGAGAAACTTCTGTCAATAAGTCAAAAATACAAGGGCGTTtttctaactcatcctcgacccCCTCCATCATCttatcaacatgatctacttaTTCattgacattctcttcatctgtcacATTCCCATTATTATTTCCCCTGTATGAGCAAACCCTTCTTGTTCGTGCATATTTTGCGGAACACTTTTTTCTtcgtaaactccctcctcaccatgccaaaaaTTACTTTCTCTGCTTCTTCTTTTATGATCCAGGGCCCTCACTTGACCCTTCCTCAAGTTCTTGGTGATCTACATCAAGGACTTTACTGCACAAAACATTAATTCCAGTCTTCAACAAATCAACTACAAACTCTTGTTCCTAGTATCTCTTGTCATGCTGTTTATGTCCAAAATGCAGAACTTACTAAGCTGTGGCATCTCCGATTAGGTCACTTGCCTTTTCCTTAACTACAAACAGCTCCAAAGAATATTGTTACTTGTCCTTCTATAGAATGTATCTGTCAAGTTTGCCCAGTAGCAAAGCAAACTAGATCTCCTTTTTCTCTTAGTAcaataaaaacaactaaaaCTTTTGAGCTTATTCATGTTGATATTTGGGGACCTTATAGAGTTCCTACCTATACCAAATGTAATCTTTTCCTCACTATTGTAGATGATTTACTCAAGAAATACTTGGGTTCATTTCTTGAAATACAAATCTGatgtttcaattctaaaaaattttGTTGCCTATTTTTCTTCACAATTTCATTTGCCTGTTAAAATAGTAAGATGTGATAATTCTAAAGAACTCACTGAAGGTGATATTCTACAATATTACTTAACACAAggtatttttttgcaaaagactTGTGCTGatactcctcaacaaaatggcatTGTTGAAAGAAAGCACATGCATCTCCTTGAAACTGCAAGGGCTTTGTTCTTTCAATCAAAAATTCCTATTTCTTATTGGAATGAGTGTTTTCCCACTGCTGCTCACCTCATAAATAGAACCCCATTGAAGTCCATAAACAATGTTAGTCCCTATGAAAAATTATATGGAAAATCACCTAGTTTGCACCATTTGAGAGTTTTTGGATGCCTTTGTTATGTCTCTAGTTTGAAACAAAACAGGTCAAAATTTGATCTTAGAGCTGATTCATGTGTATTCATTGGGTATCCACCAAATCAGAAAGCTTATAAAGTGTTAAATCTCAAAACATTCAAAGTTCATATCACAAGGGATGTCACATTTCATGAAAAACATTTCCCATTTCATTTCTCCCAATCTCCTTGAACTCCCTCTACCTCtacttttcaaatttttcttccTTCTACTACCACTAATACTAGCTTCTTTGACTGTGATATACCTGATATCTTCACCAATAACATAAATCCAACAAATACCACTCAGTCCACAAGCAGCCTTTCTACTTTCTCTTCTTCTGTCTCCTTAGATTCTACTTCTACTTCCACTATTTCCTTCAATTCCAACAATCTAGATCTTTCAGATATTTCCTGTACCACTTCTTCTTCTACACCTGATGTTCCTGAACCCAGAAGATCTCACAGACCAACTAAACTTCCTCAACACCTCAATGATTTTGTTTACTCACTTCCTGGATACTCAGCTAACACCAGTACTCATtggtaggggtgttcaaaaatatccgtaTCCGAAAACCCGATCCGAAAACTCGCTTTCCGATTTTTAAAAGGGGATAAATTACCCGGTTTCCAAAATTCGGATAAAccgggtcgggtacccggttttaaaaccgggtattcgggtcggatacggatcgcgaattttggaaaatcgggtacccggtatccgttttttttattattattttttttaatataaatagaaaaattgaaaaccctaaaatcagATTCCTTCTAAGTTCTACCTTGGGCCGCCTTCTCCTTCTTGTTCCTCTGATTCGCCATTCGagtccttcttcttcctccttgaTTCTTGATGCTTGCCTGGTTCCTCCTTCACCATTCACGCCGTTATctttaattgggtaagtttgTTTCAATATTTTTCCCCTGTTCTTCTTCAGTcgttattcttcttcttctttagtatgtatttattttttttttttgccattcttcttcaatattttcgatttcgattttattaccatttgatttcgatttcgattttcagtacttatttaattttttttttgccatttttcttcaatattttcgatttcgatttcgattttcaatacttatttaattttttttttgccatttttcttCAATATTTTTGATTTCGATTTCGATTTCGATTTCGATTTCATTACCATTCGATTTCGATTTCGATTTTCAGtacttattaaaattttttttttgccattcttcttcaatattttcaatttcgatttcgatttcattaccattcgatttcgatttcgattttcagtacttatttaatttttttttttttgccattcttcttcaatattttcgatttcgatttcgatttcgatttcgatttcattaccattcgatttcgatttcgattttcagtacttatttaattttttttttgccattctTCTTCAATATTTTCGATTTCGATTTCATTACCATTCGATTTCGATTTTGatttgagaaaataattgaTTGGGAATCACTGAATTTTGATGAACTGATGAATGAACTGATGAATGAACTGATTGAAATTGATTCATGTAAGTTGTGAGTTGTGATTActgattaattattgtgttagcTGAAGCCTGAAAGGTCTTGGATGAAATGATGATGAACTGATTGTGAATTGATTGTGTACAActaatgaatttttaattatttttcaattgattatttgatatttaacagtaaaaatatttttcctttaacctTATATTGTTCGACTGTTCATGCTCTTGGTTTAGGTAATGCATTAACTTTGGAGCTTCCGGAAGTCATAATCGATGAAACTCTTGACGCCGTTGAAGATGAGTAATGGAGCCTGAAGTTTgaacttataaattttaatagtttatggaattatgaatttgaggaattgtggttgtattttaattaactaatgcttgtattttaatagtttatgactaagttagttaagtattttaatattatttgaattatatgtttaaaaaattgttaaaagaattaagaaaaaaataaataaataaacaaaaccgGGTAGCCGGTTttcgacccggtttaaaccgggtcggatccggaataCAATTTTAGCTATCCGGAAAACCGTGTACCTGGTTTTTcggaaccgggtcgacccggtatccggttttgaacacctctactcatTGGTGTAATTTAACCCTTTACACTCCATCTCACACAGTTCTTCTTGCTCATTCGTATATTCCAAACGAACCTACCTGCTATAAAGAAGCAGCAAAAGATCCTAAGTGGGTGGCAGCAACGACAAAGGAATTACAAGCATTAGAAAAAAATCATACATGGGATGTTATTTCTTTACCAACTGAAAAGAAACCAATTGCATGTAAATGggtatataaaacaaaaatccaTGCTGATGGTACTTTGGAGAGACTCAAAGCTCGTTTGGTAGTTATAGGTTACACACAGAAATATGGCATAGATTATTCAGAAATATGGCATAGAACATTACTTCTAACTTGTTTGAAATCATCAGTTAACTTCATCAAGAACGACATTACTCTCCTTGGCTGTTGTGATCTTAGATTTTTCTGGCTAGAAGTGCAATTGCAAGCATTACATGAACATACAGATAAGGGATCATGCATATCAATTTCATCCCAAATCCTTTTGATTTTGGTGTAGAAATCAGCAAATGATTCATCAGATTCTTGTTTAACATCCAACAAACTTTGCCTTAAAGAATATAATTGTGAAGCTATAGCTTGGCCATATCTTTCTTCCAAATCATTCCATATCTCAGTTGCAGTTTTGCAGTAATACACACTCTTTGCAATATTTTTCACTAATGAACAATGTAACCAATTTTTGACCATGTCATTACATCTATGCCAAGCTGCATAGTTGATATGATTTAAGAGGGGTTCAGGGAGGGAGCCATCAATGAAACAAAATTTGTTTTTAGGGGATAAGGTAAGCATAACAGATCTTTTCCAATCAATGAACCCTATGCCATTGAAGGGCTCAGGAACAAGTTTAATAATAGTAGTATCTGAGGGATGAATGTAGAAATGACTTCCATAAATGGTGCAAGTATCTTGATTGTTTTgagtattattgttgttatttggtGGATTTTGTGGTCTTTCAGACATATTGACAAACAGTTGatcaacaaagaaagaaaatgatCAAGAAcagaagaaagaaaaacaattgaAGCAACAAAACACAACTCAAAAACAGGAATGAGAAAAGAACACAATCAATGATGATTTAAACAACAAAGGGTGATCAAGCAACAAATTGCAAAAGAAACAATGAGGCAGTGCAGCAACAGAAAAATACCAACAGATGATCAATTAGCACAAGATTAGTTGAACGCAGAAGAATCATAAGAGAAAGAGCAACAACAGAAGAAAGAAAGGATCAAAAATCTTTAATGGCGTCTGATACCCTGTTAGAACTCATTGGGCAGTTGATCAATAGATGAAATTGAAGCAATACAATAAATTGGTTTGAGAGATGATATCATCAACATTGCATTTGTTATTTCAGAATCAACATTTTGTACAGTATTCTTTTTTATATGTATCCTGAATATAGGAAATCAGACCAATATATAAAGAGGAGGCATAAATACAAGCCTCTAACAAACTAAGGACAACTAAGCAATCATAACAGAAATCAGTTATAACAAACATAACGAACTTCTAAGCTTAGAGCTTAATAGAATGTCCAACACAAAATAAAAGTATTATATAGGGCCCCTAAATTTTTCAAGACGTCTCTGATTATAAAAATAATGAGGGATGAATCTCAATTATGCTGAAGAATAGAAGTAGTTTAGTATACTTGTATGAAGGTGATTTTGCAGTTGATATTCAGACTTTAGTTGGTATTTCAAGAAAAGGTAAACGTTCATGATTAGAAAGAAAGATAAAGTTATGGTAACATGGGTTTTCTTGAATATTTGAGTATTAGTTCTTTATGTTTAGTGAAGTGATGTTGCATTGATTGTTGGGTAAATATAAAATTGGATACGACCAacattttatcattaataactATACCTAATAGTTGATGTCCTTGAGGACTATGGTTGAAGTTCGATTCACTCTAGAAATTTTCTAGTCTATCctaaataaaaattcatttttaatttactctTATTAAATTTAGTAAACATTCCAAAGCTACACTTTTTAATAATGTGTACCAtaaattttgataataattttaattgaaatacaTATTAACGTTCAAtatttatatcaattaaaatgattaaaaatagaaaatgttaaataatatgaataataagtaataataaataataatatatatgaaaaattaataaaaaaataaaaagtaattaataaacaataaataattgctaaaattaccaagaacaaacaaaaaatttaaatagaaaaatgatAGACTAAATAATAGTGGTATCTATGatgcataattaattaattaattaattaattaattaattattgattgtagGTATTAGATTTAGATGGTGAAAGACTAAATAATAgtggaatatttttaaataagaatTTGTCATCTTAATATCTAGTTagactaattaattttaaaattgtttgataTGAACGAATTATTAGGCAGTTATTTTTCTAGTTAGCCTAATCTtactaaaaatttatatttaaattatttaaacataACGTTAAcatcaattataataaaaaaaaaaaaaaaaaaagaaaaaatattgcaaattgTCTAAATTTAA
Proteins encoded in this region:
- the LOC130824898 gene encoding uncharacterized protein LOC130824898, which gives rise to MSERPQNPPNNNNNTQNNQDTCTIYGSHFYIHPSDTTIIKLVPEPFNGIGFIDWKRSVMLTLSPKNKFCFIDGSLPEPLLNHINYAAWHRCNDMVKNWLHCSLVKNIAKSVYYCKTATEIWNDLEERYGQAIASQLYSLRQSLLDVKQESDESFADFYTKIKRIWDEIDMHDPLSVCSCNACNCTSSQKNLRSQQPRRVMSFLMKLTDDFKQVRSNVLCHISE